Below is a genomic region from Myxococcus fulvus.
AGGTCCCGTGAAGTGTCGTGTCGCGCTTGTCGACGAACTGGCGAAGATTGCGCGTGACCTGACGACCCCGGGGAGTTGGCTCCGGAAGTTGGTGATGAAGAACTCCGAGGGATGACACATGGGGCGCCGCTTTTTTGATTTGAAGATCGACGTCTATGTGCCCGGGCGTTGGTACCTGTCGGAACCGACGAACTCCGCAGGCGACGAAATCGAAGACATCTGGCAGTTCATCCAGGGGAAGCCCGTCGAGCTGACTGAGCGATTGCGCATCCCGCTCTTTCAGGCAGGGGCCGCGCTGGATTTCACAACCGCGGGGGCGGGACAGACGCCGGTCGTCAGCGAACGGGTCGCGTCACTGTTTCGTGAGATGGCCCCCTCGGATGTTCAGCTCTTTCCAGTGGACGTCGAGGGAGAGGCCCGGCCTTTCTTCTTGCTCAATGTGGCTCGTGAGATTCGGTGCATCGATGACGCCGCATGTGCGGAGGTCCAGATTCGTACCGCGGACGAGTACACGGAGCGGGTCGGGGAGTACCGCTCAGTGTCCAGGTTGCGAATCGACAAGACGAAGGTCGGTGACGCTCGCGTGTTCAGAACTTGGGGATGGCACGCGCCCATCATCGTGGATGAGGACATCAAGGACGCGCTGGAGGCCAATGGCATCTTCGGCGGCAGATTCGACGAGGTCTGAGCAGACGCCGCGAAGTCTCGTCAGTCCCGCAGGTCGCCCCCCAGCAGCCAGACCAGCAGCGTGATGGCGAAGCCAAGTCCCGAGCAGGCGAGGCCCGCGATGGGCATCCAGCGCAGTCTCGCGAGCTCGGGTGTCTTCTCCACGCGGCTCATCATCACGAGGTTCATGATCACCGCGCCCGCCTGCAGGATGAAGCAGAAGGGGAGCACTGACAGCACGCCCAGGACGAAGCCCGTGATGACCGTCGACTTGCTGGTGCCCTCCTGCCCCGGCACGACGCGCGAGCGCAGGTCCCAGCACGTCGGACACATGGGCCGCGCCTCCGGCCGCACCCGACGCTCACACGTCGGGCAGATGAACGTGCCACAGCGCAGGCACACCCAGCTCGCCGCGGCCTCCGGATGCGCCGCGCAGCTTGCTCCCTCCGGCGGTGCCTCCACGCTCATGCCGAGCGCACCTCACGCGCCGGCATCGCCCGCGAGGCCTGTCCCGCCTGGAGATGCCTCAGGATGGCGGACGCCGCCTCGTCGCTGGGAAGTCGCAAGGTCACTTCCCGCGCGTCGATGCGCAACACCTGCGGCACCTTCCCCTGCACCACCGCGGAGTACGCCACCACCGGGATGAGCACCGCCACCAGGACCCCCACCATCAGGTAGCTCCCGGTCTGCGTGTTCCCGGCGAACGCGAAGATGGCGCCGCACAACACGGCGATGGTCCCCAGGAACGACAACCCGAAGACGAGCTTCGCGCGCTTCCACTGCGCCCAGCCCTCCTCGCTGAACGGCAACGTCCCCTGCGCCCGCTTCGTCAGCAGCATCGCCACGAGCAGCACGATGAGCGCCGCGAACGGCACGAAGATGAGCAGCCAGCGCGGATACCACGAGAACTTCACCGGCTGGAACGAGATGCCTTCCGTCTGCCCCGTGATGACGCACACCCGGGGCAAATCGAATTCACTGAGCTCGTTCTTGGGAATGACGACCTGACGCATGGCCGTCTTTCTAATCCACCGCTTCCCATGAACACCAGCCAGCCCCTCAAGAGCTGCAGCTCACCACCAGGTGCCGACCCCAGGCAGGCGGCGCCACCGTGTACTCCTCGTACTCGGGGCGCTGGGTGAACGGATCCGCCAGTGCGGACAGCAACCGGACGACCTCCGAATAGTCCCCCTGCCGCGCCCGCTCGATGGCCGCCTGCGCCATCCAGTTGCGCAGCACATACCGCGGATTCACCCGCTCCATCCGCCCCCGGCGCTCCTCGTCCACGCTCCCCTCCGCCACCAGCCGCGCCCGGTAGCGCTCCGCCCAGCCATCGAACGGCACGCGGTCCGCGAACATCGCCCCCGCCTCCTCCACCCGCCCGAGCGCCCGGAAGAAGCGCGTGTAGTCCACCGCCGCCTCGGCCATCACCGAGAACAAATCCCCCACGAGCCCCCGGTCCTCCTCGCGCGCCTCCTGGAGCCCCAGCTTCTGGCGCATCGAGGACAGGAACTGCCCGCTGAACGTCGGCTCGAACGTGGCCAGCGCCGCGCGGGCCTCGTCCTCGGTCATCAGCGTCAGCAGCGCCTCGCCCAGACACGCCAGGTTCCACATCGCGATGCGCGGCTGCTGGTCGAACGCATACCGGCCCCGGTGGTCCGAGTGGTTGCAGATGAACCCCGGCTCGAAGTCATCCAAAAACCCAAACGGCCCATAGTCCAGCGTGAGCCCCAGGATGGACATGTTGTCCGTGTTCATCACCCCGTGCGCGAAGCCCACCGCCTGCCATCGCGCCACCAGCCGCGCCGTGCGCTCCACCACCTCCGCGTAGAACCGCGCATACCGCCCCTCCACCCCGGACAGGTGCGGGAAGTGCCCGTCGATGACGTGGTCCGCCAGCCGGGCCACCTGCTCGGGCTGCTCGGTGTAGTGGAAGTACTCGAACGTCCCGAAGCGCACGTGCGAGGGCGCCATGCGCACAATCATCGCGCCGGTCTCCACCTCCTCGCGGTACACCGGCTCATCCCCGCCAATCAGACACAGGGTCCGCGTCGTGGGGATGCCCAACCCGTGCATCGCCTCACCGCACAGGTACTCGCGGATGGACGAGCGCAGCACCGCGCGCCCATCTCCGCCGCGTGAGAACGGCGTGGGGCCGCCACCCTTCAGGTGCAAATCCCACTTCACCCCATCCGCCGTGCGCACCTCGCCCAGCAGCAGCGCGCGCCCGTCCCCCAGCCGAGGCACGTACACGCCGAATTGATGCCCGGCGTACACCATGGCGAAGGGCTCCATGCCGGGCAGCGGCTTGCCTCCGCCGAAGGCCTCGACGAACTCCGGCCGCCGCGCCTCCTCCGGCTCCAACCCCAAGAGCCGCATCGCCGAGGGGTTCACGCTCAACATCCGGGCGTTCGGGAAGGCGCGGGGCGCCACCCTCGCTCCAAATCCAGACGGCAGGCGGGCGTAGGTGTTGTCGAAGACGAGTTGTTCGAGCGTGGGCATGGCGGGACACAACACACGGGGACGCGGCCATCCTCCAGCCGCGTCCCGAGAAGACCAAAGACTCAGGGAACCTTCATGCCTCGCTGCACGGCGGGGCGGCTGCCCACGCGCGCGAGCCACTGCGGCACGCGCGTCAGGCCCGCGAACAGCTCCGGGAAGTAGCTCTGCATGCCCGCCACCCACGGATACAGCGAGATGTCCGCGATGGAGTACGCCCCCGCGACGTAGTCACTCTTGCCGAGCTGCCCGTCGAGCACCTTGAGCAGTCGCTTCGACTCCTGCGTGTACCGGTCGATGGCGTAGGGAATCTTCGAGGAGTGGAAGCGCGCGAAGTGGTTGAGCTGCCCGAACATGGGGCCCACGCCGCCCATCTGGAACATCAGCCACTGTGTCACCTGCGCCTTGCCGCGCAGGTCCGAGGGCATCAGCTTCCCCGTCTTCTCCGCCAGGTACAGCAGGATGGCGCCCGACTCGAAGACGGTGATGGGCTGACCACCCGGCCCCTGCGCGTCGACGATGGCCGGAATCTTGTTGTTGGGATTGACGGCCAGGAACTCGGGCTTGAACTGCTCGCCCTTGGAGATGTCCACCGACTTCGTGGTGTAGGCCAGCCCCAGCTCCTCCAGGGCGATGGAGACCTTGCGCCCGTTGGGCGTGGCGAACGTGTACAGGTCGATCATGGTGTGCTGACTCCCGTGAGCCGCGCGCTTTCGCGCCAGAGTTGCTCTGCGAGGGCGTCGTCCCGCGCGGCCGCGGACGGCTTCCTCTTCTTGCGTCGGACGAAGTACTTCCCGGAGACCTTCTCCACGTCGGGCGAGGTGGCCAGGTAGATGGACGTCCTGGCGCCCCCGGCCGGTGACAGGAAGAACGGCCCGCCCAGCTTCACGATCCACTTGAAGAAGCCCAGCGTGTTGTGCCCGAAGCCCGAGCGCACCACGCCCGGGTGCACCGCGTTCGTCGTCACGGCCGTGCCCTCCAGCCGCTTCGCCAAGGCGTGCGTGAACAGGACGTTGGCCAGCTTCGACGTGGCGTAGACGCGGAAGCCGTCATAGCGGCGCTCGCTCTGCAGGTCGTCGAAGTCCAGCTTGCCGATGTAGTGCACGTCCGACGACAGGTTGATGACCCGCGCGGCGCCGCTGGCCTTGAGCGTGTCCAACAGGAGGTTCGTGAGCAGGAAGGGCGCCAGATGATTCGTGGCGAACGTCGCCTCCAGCCCATCCACCGTGACCTGCCGCCGGTCGATGATGAGCCCCGCGTTGTTCACCAGCACATCCAGCCGCGAGTAGCGCGAGAGGAACACCTTCGCCAGCGCGCGCACGGCGGACATCGAGCTCAGGTCCGCGAGGATGAAGTCGACCCGGGCGCCCGGCGCCTCCGCCTTGACGGCGTCCACGGCGGCCTGGGTGCGGGCCGCGTCACGGCCCACGAGCACCACGGTGGCGCCCAACCGGGCCAGGGCCTTCGAGGTCTCCAGTCCGATGCCGCCGGTGGCCCCGGTGATGAGGCACACCTTCCCGTCCATCCGTGTCTCGGCGCTCATGTGACGTCCCCAGGATTTCGAGGACGCCTTCTATATGCCGACGCGGGCCCGGACGCTCGTGGAAGCGCCGGGCCCGTGTGGAAGGGAGGTCCTCGTGGAGACCTCAGGCGTTGGTGGGGCGCGAGGGCTCGGTGCCGGCGTCCCGGCCCCCCTTGCCAGGGCGCATGCCCGGGCGCGCGGCGCCGTTCAGGTGGCTCTCCAGGAACCACATGTCCAGCTCCACGTCCCCGAGCACCTGGGTGAGCAGGTCCACGGTGATGGGCTCCTCCAACTCGTCGCAGCGCTGGATGCCGCCGCGGATGGAGGCCGCGTAGCGGGCGAAGCGGTCGACGAGGGCCTTCAGGTGGTCCTCGCTCTCCACCGCCTTGAGGTCGTACTCGGGCAGCTCGCTGTTCTTGGCGGCCAGGCGGATGGTGCCCTCGGCGTAGCCGCCCAGGGTGCCGGCGCGCTCGGCGAACTCGTCGGCCTGCTTGCGCGCGTGCTTGGCCAGGTCGTCGAACAGCAGGTGGCGGCTGTAGAAGTGCGTGCCCCGGATGTTCCAGTGCGCTTGCTTGATCTGCCAGTGCAGGTCGATGGAGTCGGCCAGCAACGTGTTGAGCAGGTCGATGATCTCCTCACGCTTCTCACTGGCGACATTCACATGGCTGGGAAAGTTCATGGTGTGGCGCTCCCTCCAGAAAGCTTTCCGAAGAGTGGGGATGACCTCCCACATGCGCCATGGCGGTCCATCACGCCCGCAGAGCGGCCAGCCGACCGGGCGGTCCTCCTGACGACACGTGGCGGCCAGCTCCGTCGTGAGCAGCGCGAGGCGCGCCTGGGTTTCCTGGAAGACGGGCCTGCTCGCGGGGGTCTCGGCGGCGCGGCTCCAGGCCCCCTTCGCCGCGGGAGGGACCAGGTAGGGGCTCGGGGCCGGACATTTCGAGCGGCGAAGTGCTTCTTCTCGGGAGGCACTGGAGGCAGACTTCAGGTGTGTCCCGGCGCTCATCGTGGTCCATCGCGGTCGTCCTGTCGCTGCTCCTGCACGCGGCGCTCTTCGTGGCGCTGTCGCGGATGAGCGGACCCGTGCCCGCGCGGCGGACGACGACGGTGACGGAGATGGACATCGTCTACGTGCCGCTCAAGCCGCCGCAGGTAGCCCCGCCCGCTCCGGCGCCGAGCCCCACCGCGCCGCAACCGCCGAAGCCCTCGCGCAAGACGGAGCGTCCGCCGTCGGACATCGCGAAGGCGCCCGCCACGCCGCCGCCCTCGCCGTCGACGGAGCCCTCGCAGGTCGCGCAGGCTCCCGGTGGCGGGAAGAAGGAGGACGCGCCCGGTTCCGAGGAGCTGCCCGCGGATGCTCCTCGCGCGAGCGGGCCTGCGATTTCACTGATGCCCAAGGGCTGGGTGGGCGGAATGCCGGTGGGACCGTCGCAGTCCGGGCGGACGCTGCGCAACAACGGCGACGCCGGGCCGGACCCGAGCGTGATTGCGCGTGAGCAGGCCGAGGAGGCCCAGGCGCGCGTGGATGGCTGGGCGGCGGACGCGGCGGCCTCGGCGCGGGCCGAGAGTGGCGCGGTGAATCCGTACTTCACGAACCTCCAGGACCGGTTCGCCAAGAAGCTGGTGAACCCGCCGTCGCCGGACCTGAAGGTGCTGGCCTCGCGGATGAAGCGCGAGCAGGTGGACGCGGTGAAGCGCTTCGGTGAGACGGGCTCGCCCTACGTGGCGACGAAGCGCGACCGCCGTCTCGAGGAGCGCAACCGCATGCAGGCGGCCGTGGAGGCGGGGCGCGCGGCGAACATGTTCATGGTGGATGTCACCGAGCCCATCCTCGCGCTCGCCGCGGTGGTGGAGGTGCGGCAGACGCGCGACGGCGGGCTGGTGGACCTCCGGGTGCTGGAGGGCTCCGGCGACCCGAAGTTCGACGCGTGGGCCGTCGCGCACCTGAAAGAGGCGCTGGCCAGCGCGGACGCGCCGCCGGAGTCGGGCCATGGGCTCCGCTCGGATGGGCTGCGCAGCCGCTGGCGCCTGGAGGAGTACGTGGGCAACCCGCGCGTGAAGGTCATCCTCATCGGCGTGTACTGACGGGCTCAGCGCTCCGCGTACACGGGCTGCCCCTGGGGCGCCGTGCCCTCGGTCGCGTAGCCCTCCTTCACCCAGTACTCGATTCCTCCCAGCATCTCCTTCACGCGGAAGCCGAGCGCCGCCAGCTTCGCCGCCGCGCGAGTGGAGCCGTTGCAGCCCGGGCCCCAGCAGTAGGTGACGATGACGTCGTCCTTGCTCAGGCGGGCCGTGGTGGTCTCGGAGAGGGTGCGCGTGGGAAGGTTCAGCGCGCCCGGGATGTGGCGCTGCGCATAGGCGTCCGGCGAGCGGGTGTCCACGACGACGAAGCCCTTCTTGCCGCGCTCCAGGTCCAGGTGCACGTCGGCGGCGTCGGTCTCCACGGAGAGCTTCGCGAGGAAGTGGCGACGGGCCTCCTCGGGTGACGCGGCGGGGACTTCGAGGACGAACGAGAAGGGCGTGGTCATGGAGGGGCTCCTGGCCGGTGGGCCGTGACGCTGGGAACAGTGCGCTCCAAGTGGCCCAGGGGAAAGCACCACTTCGATGCATCAGGGTGGACCATTTCGCGAGGCCCGATTACGTGAGGAGGCATGCCGAAGCGCTCCCAGGGCGTGTCCCTGTCCTTCCTGATGCTGGATTCGAGTCGGGGAACAGGCCCGCTGCATCGGCGCCTCTACGAGCGGCTGCGCGAGGCCATCCTCTCGGGGACGCTGGCGCCCCGGAGCCGGTTGCCCTCCACGCGCACGCTCGCCCGGGAGCTGGGGTTCTCGCGAGGCACGGTGGAGGAGGCTTTCGCGCAGCTCGACGCCGAGGGCTTCCTGGAGCGGCGCGTGGGCTCGGGGAGCCTCGTCGCGCTGCCGGAGCATGCACGCGCGCCTCGAAGCGCCCCCGCGCGAGGTGGCGCGCCACGGGCCCGGGGAGATGGACTCTCCCGTCGGGGACGGCGGATGGCGGGTGACGTGCTTCCCGCCGAGGCACGGGACGTGCGGCCCTTCACGCCGTGCCTCCCCGCGCTGGAGCTGTTTCCCGCGAAGGCCTGGGCGCGCGCCGTCGCGAGGCAGGCGAGGGCGTTGGTACCGGAGCGGATGCTCTACGGTGAGCCCGAGGGCTTTCGTCCCCTGCGCGAGGCCATCGCGGCGCACCTGGGGCCCGCGCGCGGCGTGCGCTGTGACTGGCGTCAGGTGCTGGTCTTCTCCAGCACGCAGCAGGCGCTGGATTTGACGGCGCGGCTGCTCCTGGACGAGGGCGACGGCGTGTGGCTGGAGGAGCCGGGCTATCTGGGCGCGCGCGTGGCGTTCGAGTCCGCGGGCGCGCGGCTGCATCCGGTGCCGGTGGATGCGCGGGGGCTCCAGGTGGACACGGGGCGGACGCGGGCCCCGAGGGCGCGGCTGGCGTACGTCACGCCCTCCCACCAGTACCCGCTGGGGGTGACCATGAGCCTGCCGAGGCGACTGGCGTTGTTGGAGCACGCGCGGGCCTCGGGGATGTGGGTGCTCGAGGACGACTACGACAGTGAGTTCCGCTACGCGACGCGTCCCCTGGCGGCCATCCAGGGAATGGACGCGGCGGGGCGGGTGCTCTACGCGGGGACGTTCAACAAGGTGATGTTCCCCTCGCTGCGACTGGCCTTCCTGGTGGTGCCCCCGGGGTTGGTGGAGTCCTTCACCGCGGCGCGCGCCTCGACGGAGGGACACCCGCCCACGCTGCCGCAGGCCGCGATGGCGGACTTCATGGACTCGGGCCACTACGTCACCCATTTGAGACACATGCGGCAGGTCTACTCGGAGCGACGCGACGCGCTATTGGATGCGTTGCGGCGTGAAGGCAATCCCAGCCTTCGACCCGGCGCGGCGGAGGCAGGGATGCATGTCACTGCATTTCTTGCGTCTGGGTGTGAGGATTTGGCGCTGGTCGAGCGGACGGACGCGCGGCGCCTGGGGGCACGCCGGCTGTCGCCGCTCTACCTGGGACGCAAGCGGGAGCAGGGACTGGTGCTGGGGTTCTCGGGAGCGAGTCCCGCCGGCCTCCGCACGGCCGTCAGGGAGCTGGTCCCACTGTTGAGTTGAGTCCTCAGGGGTTCCCCTCAGTCTGTCTTTGCCTGGGCGCCCAGGGATGTCGGCTGGCTGACGTTGTCTGGTTGTCTTTGGGTTTGTTGGTTTGTCTGGAGTTGCGGTGCGGGCGGTGGATGCCTTTCTTGCGCGCCGCCGGGCCCCCATTCCCGGTACGTCACGAAAGGACAATGACTGTGAGCCTGAAGGCCTTGCTGGTTGGCATTGCCGCTGGATTCCTCGCGGCTTGTGGTGGCATGGAGAACGACCCGGCGGCGACCCCGGCGCCGGAGGAGATGGAGCTGAGCACCGTGGAGAACGCCCTCTGTGAGGGGTGGGACCGAGGCGCCCGCAGCTGCTGCTTCAAGTGCACCAGCAGCTCGGAGTGGACGTGCTACGCGCCGGGCGCGATTGGCTGGGGCCAGTGTACGGACCAGGCGAACGCCGTCTGCGGCCGCACCGCCTACGGCGTCTGCTGGAGCTTCTGAGTCGTGAGTCCCCACGGCGCCCGGGCACCTGTCGGGCGCCGTGTCTTCAGCGCGACTCGTCCTCGAAGATGAAGTCGGTGATGCTCTTCCAGGTGGCCTCGAACTGGGGCCGACGGAAGCCGGAGCCGGAGATGAGCCAGTCCACGTGCGGCGGCTGGTGCGCGGGCTGGTCGAAGTGACCGATGGCGTCCAGGTGGTCCGCTCTCACCGCCGCGAGCACGCGCCCATACACCTGTGAGCGCGTGGGGACGATGCCGTCACACGCCGTGGGCCCCGGCATCGCGCCATACGCCTGCACCAGCGCCGCCGTCTGCGCGGGCGAGTGCAACGGCAGCGCGGTGAGCGGCATGCGCTGTGTCTGTCCATACACGAACGCGTAGATGGTGTGCGTGAGCTGCGCGTACGGGTCCAGGCCCGCGGACACGCGCGTGCGCAAGGACGGCGGCCTGGCCTGCGTCACCACCGAGCCATAGCGCACGCCCGGCCGGTCCACGGTGCTCGCGTTGAACAGGTCGATGCCCTCCGGCGTGAGCTGCGGAATCAGCGACGTGTCGTTGCCCACATCGCTCAGGAACTTCGACACCGCGTCGCGCCGCTCGGAGGAGAAGTCCCCCAACAGCTGGTCATAGAGCTGGTCCAGCAGCGTCTGCTTCCAGCCGAGCTGGTCATCCGCGCGCGCCATCAGGTGCCCGAAGCGGAACACCACCCGCAACGGCAGCCGACCGAAGCGCAGCACGTACACCGTGAACAGCGACAGCAGCTTCAACAGCCGCTGACCGAACAGCCCCAGGAAGAACGACGCCAGCGGCGTGCCCGCGTGCGGCGTGGACACCGTCACCACCGAGCGCACCCTGCGTGCGAACGGCTCCAGCTCCAGCCCCTCCGCCAGCTGCGCCCCGGGGCTCGCGAACAGCCGCGCGTCCAGCCCGCCCGTCGAGTGCCCCACCAGGTGGATGGGCCCGTCGTCCCCGCCGGCCGTCTCCTGCACCGCCTTGAGCAGGTCCGCGGTGCGCGTGCGGATGGACGCCGTCGGATGGGACAGGACGATGGTGACCTCCGAGTCCGTCATGCCCCGCCGGGCCAGCTCCGCCTTCAAGTAGTCGAGCGCGTGTCCGAAGTAGACGAGCTCGCCCAGATTGATGAACCCGAAGAAACCGGGGACGAGATAGATGTGGTGCTTCGCGGCCATTGCCTCCACCATACCTGACGCGCCGCGTGATTCCCCTCGGGAATGCTGCCGCCGAGCAGGCGTTGTGCGGCGCCTTTCTCACTCGACTTCCAGAAGGATGAACACCCGTGGACCGTGCACTGCTCGCACTTGGCCTGCTCCTGTCGCTGCCCGCCGTGGCGGACGAGGGCATGTGGACCTACGACGCCTTCCCCGTGGAGGCGGTGAAGAAGGCCCATGGTTTCACGCCGACCCAGGCGTGGCTGGACAAGGTCCGGCTCGGCTCGGTGCGTCTGGCGGGCGGCTGCTCCGCCAGCTTCGTGTCCCCGGAGGGGTTGGTGATGACCAACCACCACTGCATCCGAGGATGTATCGAGGATTTGTCCTCGCCCAAGGAGGACCTGCTGGCCAAGGGCTTCCAGGCCCGCACGCCCGCCGAGGAGCGGCGCTGCCCCAAGGTGGAGGCCAACCAGCTGGTGAAGATGACGGACGTCACCGAGCGGATGAACACGGCGACCAAGGGCCTGTCCGGCGCGGCCTTCAACACCGCGCTCAAGAAGGAGATGTCCGCGGTGGAGTCCGCGTGCGCCACGTCCACGGACGTGCGCTGTGACGTGGTGACGCTGTTCAACGGCGGCAAGTATCACCTCTACGAGTACCGCCGCTTCCAGGACGTGCGCCTGGTGTTCGCCCCCGAGTTCTCCATGGCGGCCTTCGGCGGGGACCCGGACAACTTCAACTTCCCGCGCTTCGGCTACGACGTGGCCTTCCTGCGCGTGTGGAAGGACGACCAGCCCGCGAAGAGCCCGGACTACCTGCCGTGGGCGAAGACGGGCGCGAAGGACGGGGACCTGGTCTTCGTCTCCGGCCACCCCGGCGGCACCGAGCGCAAGGCGAGCGTCGCGGAGCTGGAGTTCCAGCGCGACGTGAACCTGCCCTACACGCTGCTGATGCTCGCGGAGGTGCGCGGCAAGCTGAAGGAGTACTCGAGCACGTCGCCGGAGCGCTTCCGCACCACGCGCTCCAGACTGCGCGGCGTGGAGAACGGGCTGAAGGCCCTGCGCGGCCGGCTCCAGGCGCTCGCGGACCCGGCGCTGCTCGCGAAGAAGCGCGAGGACGAGGCGGAGCTGCGCCGGCGCGTGGAGGCCAACCCCCAGGCCAAGGCCGCCACGGCGGGGGCGTGGGAGGAGACGGCGAAGGCGCTCGACACGTACCGCCGCATGCTGCCCGAGTACCGCATGAAGGAGGCGGGGGACGCGTACGGCTCGGAGCTGTTCGGCATCGCCCGGCAGCTGGTGCGCCTGTCGGAGGAGCAGGGCAAGCCGAACGCGGAGCGCCTGCGTGAGTACACGGACGCGCAGCTGCCCTCGCTGCGTCAGCAGCTGCTCAGGAGCGCGCCCATCGCGCTGGAGCTGGACGAGTCGATGCTCGCCTTCGGCCTGGGCCGGCTGCGGGAGACCCTGGGCGCGGATGATCCATTCGTGCGCGAGGTGCTCGGCACGGAGTCCCCCGAGGGGCTGGCCCGCGCGCTGGTGCGCGGCACGAAGCTGGGTGACGTGAAGGTGCGCAAGGCGCTGCTCGAGGGCGGCAAGGCCGCGGTGGACGCGTCCAAGGACCCGATGCTGCTGTTCGCGCGCAAGGTGGATGGCCCGGCGCGCGAGGTGCGCAAGCGCTACGAGGACACGGTGGAGGCGGTGCTCAAGCGCAACGGCGAGCGGCTGGCCAAGGCGCACCTCGCCGTCTACGGCACCTCGGGCTACCCCGACGCCACCTTCACCCTGCGCCTCAACCCCGGTCAGGTGAAGGGCTGGGAGGAGAATGGCCGTCCGGTGGCGTCGCTGACGACGTTCGGCGGGGCCTACGCGCGCCACACCGGCAAGGAGCCCTTCAAGCTGCCCGACACGTGGATGAAGGCGAAGGGCAAGGTGCCCGACGCCACGCCCCTGGACATGGCCACCACCAACGACATCATCGGCGGCAACTCCGGCTCGCCCGTGGTGGACCGGGACGGGCGCGTGGTGGGGCTCATCTTCGACGGCAACCTGCACTCGCTCGGCGGGCGCTACGCCTATGTCCCGGAGACGAACCGCGCCGTGGCGGTGCACGGGGATGGCATCCTCGCCGCGCTGGAGCACGTCTACGGCGCCGCCCGCGTGGTGCGCGAGCTGAAGGCCGCCAGCGACGTGGAGGCCCCACCCGCGCGGTAGGTTGGATTGAAGACGCTTCCTCGAAGCTTCCTCAAGCTGTGAGAAGTCGATAGCCCGAGGTGCTCCAAGCGAGGGCACCTCGGGTGCAGTGGGCCTGCGGAAATCCCGCGGGGACGTGCGCTCTTTGGCGGATGACGGGCCGAGGAATGTCAGGGGTTCCAGGATAGAATGCGGTTTCCGGTGTGAAGGCCGGCTTCATCCATGGGCTCCTCGCCAACGAATGACATCCCCCTCGGTACGGTCCTGCGGGACACGTATGAGATCTCCGGCGTGCTGGGCCGAGGAGGGATGGGGACCGTCTTCCTGGCGCGGCATCTGCGGCTGCCGGGCAGGCACGTGGCGGTCAAGGTGCTGCGGCACGACGCGAGCCTGGGGGAAGAGGTCTACCTGCGCTTCCGGCGGGAGGCGGAGATTGCCTCGCGGCTGGGGCATCCGAACATCGTGGAGGTCATCGACTTCGACACGCTGGCGGACGGCTCGCCGTTCCTGGTGATGGAGCACCTGAAGGGGATGCCGCTGTCCAGGCGCATCCGCAAGGGCGCGCAGTTGACGCTGCCGGAGGTGTTCTCCATCGCGCGGCAGATGGGCTCGGCGCTGCAGGCGGCGCACGGGGCGGGCGTGGTGCACCGGGACTTGAAGCCCGGCAACGTGTTCCTGGTGCCCACGGAGCTGGCGGGGATGTCGGTGGAGCACGTGAAGCTGCTCGACTTCGGCATCTCGAAGATCATCGACTCGAAGACGGTGCAGACGCAGGACGCCATCCTGCTGGGCACGCCGCAGTACATGGCGCCCGAGCAGGCCACCGGGAAGAACCGGGAGGTGGACCCGCGCACGGACATCTTCTCGTTCGGGTGCAT
It encodes:
- a CDS encoding rhodanese-like domain-containing protein encodes the protein MTTPFSFVLEVPAASPEEARRHFLAKLSVETDAADVHLDLERGKKGFVVVDTRSPDAYAQRHIPGALNLPTRTLSETTTARLSKDDVIVTYCWGPGCNGSTRAAAKLAALGFRVKEMLGGIEYWVKEGYATEGTAPQGQPVYAER
- a CDS encoding protein adenylyltransferase SelO, with the protein product MPTLEQLVFDNTYARLPSGFGARVAPRAFPNARMLSVNPSAMRLLGLEPEEARRPEFVEAFGGGKPLPGMEPFAMVYAGHQFGVYVPRLGDGRALLLGEVRTADGVKWDLHLKGGGPTPFSRGGDGRAVLRSSIREYLCGEAMHGLGIPTTRTLCLIGGDEPVYREEVETGAMIVRMAPSHVRFGTFEYFHYTEQPEQVARLADHVIDGHFPHLSGVEGRYARFYAEVVERTARLVARWQAVGFAHGVMNTDNMSILGLTLDYGPFGFLDDFEPGFICNHSDHRGRYAFDQQPRIAMWNLACLGEALLTLMTEDEARAALATFEPTFSGQFLSSMRQKLGLQEAREEDRGLVGDLFSVMAEAAVDYTRFFRALGRVEEAGAMFADRVPFDGWAERYRARLVAEGSVDEERRGRMERVNPRYVLRNWMAQAAIERARQGDYSEVVRLLSALADPFTQRPEYEEYTVAPPAWGRHLVVSCSS
- a CDS encoding imm11 family protein, translating into MGRRFFDLKIDVYVPGRWYLSEPTNSAGDEIEDIWQFIQGKPVELTERLRIPLFQAGAALDFTTAGAGQTPVVSERVASLFREMAPSDVQLFPVDVEGEARPFFLLNVAREIRCIDDAACAEVQIRTADEYTERVGEYRSVSRLRIDKTKVGDARVFRTWGWHAPIIVDEDIKDALEANGIFGGRFDEV
- the dps gene encoding DNA starvation/stationary phase protection protein Dps translates to MNFPSHVNVASEKREEIIDLLNTLLADSIDLHWQIKQAHWNIRGTHFYSRHLLFDDLAKHARKQADEFAERAGTLGGYAEGTIRLAAKNSELPEYDLKAVESEDHLKALVDRFARYAASIRGGIQRCDELEEPITVDLLTQVLGDVELDMWFLESHLNGAARPGMRPGKGGRDAGTEPSRPTNA
- a CDS encoding glutathione S-transferase family protein, giving the protein MIDLYTFATPNGRKVSIALEELGLAYTTKSVDISKGEQFKPEFLAVNPNNKIPAIVDAQGPGGQPITVFESGAILLYLAEKTGKLMPSDLRGKAQVTQWLMFQMGGVGPMFGQLNHFARFHSSKIPYAIDRYTQESKRLLKVLDGQLGKSDYVAGAYSIADISLYPWVAGMQSYFPELFAGLTRVPQWLARVGSRPAVQRGMKVP
- a CDS encoding ferrichrome ABC transporter substrate-binding protein; the encoded protein is MSRRSSWSIAVVLSLLLHAALFVALSRMSGPVPARRTTTVTEMDIVYVPLKPPQVAPPAPAPSPTAPQPPKPSRKTERPPSDIAKAPATPPPSPSTEPSQVAQAPGGGKKEDAPGSEELPADAPRASGPAISLMPKGWVGGMPVGPSQSGRTLRNNGDAGPDPSVIAREQAEEAQARVDGWAADAAASARAESGAVNPYFTNLQDRFAKKLVNPPSPDLKVLASRMKREQVDAVKRFGETGSPYVATKRDRRLEERNRMQAAVEAGRAANMFMVDVTEPILALAAVVEVRQTRDGGLVDLRVLEGSGDPKFDAWAVAHLKEALASADAPPESGHGLRSDGLRSRWRLEEYVGNPRVKVILIGVY
- a CDS encoding B-box zinc finger protein: MSVEAPPEGASCAAHPEAAASWVCLRCGTFICPTCERRVRPEARPMCPTCWDLRSRVVPGQEGTSKSTVITGFVLGVLSVLPFCFILQAGAVIMNLVMMSRVEKTPELARLRWMPIAGLACSGLGFAITLLVWLLGGDLRD
- a CDS encoding SDR family oxidoreductase, yielding MSAETRMDGKVCLITGATGGIGLETSKALARLGATVVLVGRDAARTQAAVDAVKAEAPGARVDFILADLSSMSAVRALAKVFLSRYSRLDVLVNNAGLIIDRRQVTVDGLEATFATNHLAPFLLTNLLLDTLKASGAARVINLSSDVHYIGKLDFDDLQSERRYDGFRVYATSKLANVLFTHALAKRLEGTAVTTNAVHPGVVRSGFGHNTLGFFKWIVKLGGPFFLSPAGGARTSIYLATSPDVEKVSGKYFVRRKKRKPSAAARDDALAEQLWRESARLTGVSTP